A region of Reichenbachiella carrageenanivorans DNA encodes the following proteins:
- a CDS encoding ROK family protein, with translation MTDYILGIDIGGTNTKYGLVDRKGNVVNEGAFATHAHEKIEIFLKELKKHVLPKLEGKSVKGVGIGAPNANYFDGTIKQAANIVWGDDVPLKKLIEDLLGLPAVLTNDANAAAMGEMKFGGAQGMKNFVVFTLGTGLGSGLVVDGKVVYGHSGFAGEIGHVSVNPDGRYCGCGRRGCLETYVSATGIKKTVFKMMADYTRPSVLRDVSYNAMSAEMITNAAKDHDYIAIKAFEYTGQIFGQKLADTVVHSSPEAIFLFGGLVNAGDYLMDPATYYMEKFMFKPFKKSVKLVPSSLMDRNAAVLGAAALGWEEIDKDKVIA, from the coding sequence ATGACGGATTATATTCTAGGGATAGACATTGGAGGCACCAATACAAAATATGGTCTTGTAGACAGAAAAGGAAATGTGGTCAATGAGGGTGCATTTGCCACACATGCACATGAGAAAATAGAGATTTTCTTGAAAGAACTAAAAAAACATGTGCTTCCAAAACTAGAAGGAAAATCCGTGAAAGGGGTGGGTATAGGTGCCCCTAATGCCAATTATTTTGATGGTACCATCAAGCAAGCAGCTAATATTGTATGGGGAGATGATGTCCCGTTGAAAAAACTCATAGAAGACCTATTAGGCTTGCCAGCAGTACTGACCAACGATGCCAATGCGGCAGCGATGGGTGAAATGAAATTTGGAGGTGCTCAGGGTATGAAGAACTTTGTTGTTTTTACCTTAGGGACAGGCTTGGGCAGTGGACTAGTGGTCGATGGAAAAGTAGTCTACGGGCATAGTGGTTTCGCTGGCGAAATAGGACATGTTAGTGTCAATCCAGACGGGAGATATTGTGGTTGCGGTCGACGAGGTTGCTTAGAGACTTATGTGTCTGCTACTGGTATCAAAAAGACGGTGTTTAAAATGATGGCTGACTATACACGACCCAGTGTGCTAAGAGATGTGAGCTACAATGCCATGTCTGCCGAAATGATCACTAATGCAGCCAAAGATCATGATTATATAGCGATTAAAGCATTTGAATATACAGGTCAGATATTTGGACAAAAACTTGCAGATACTGTAGTGCACTCTAGCCCAGAGGCTATTTTCTTGTTTGGAGGGCTGGTTAATGCTGGCGACTATTTGATGGACCCTGCTACTTACTACATGGAGAAATTCATGTTTAAACCTTTCAAGAAATCAGTAAAACTTGTGCCTTCTTCTCTTATGGATCGCAATGCTGCCGTACTTGGTGCTGCGGCTTTGGGGTGGGAAGAGATTGATAAGGATAAGGTAATTGCCTAG
- a CDS encoding YheT family hydrolase: MPLIVYSSYQSSWDFVKNGHLQTIIPSLFRKIKGVNYTRERINTTDGDFLDLDWIKSGYERLVIISHGLEGNSDRHYIKSCARHFNQYGYDVLAWNYRSCSGEMNRNLRLYHHGDTEDLEQVITHAIDTRKYKKIVLVGFSMGGSTTLKYLGENGPNVPKHIVAAATFSVPCNLWDSAHQLTFRENWFFKQRFLKKMIKKVKLKHEQYPDAIDLTDIDKIVSFGQFDERYTAPLHGFRNSRHFYRTVTSDLHYTSIRIPALIVNAKNDPMLGEKCYPYTTCKHHDFLYLETPRVGGHVGFFSLGDKKSWMDERALEFVEKYAKL; this comes from the coding sequence ATGCCACTAATCGTTTATTCATCTTACCAATCGTCTTGGGACTTCGTTAAAAATGGTCACCTGCAAACCATTATTCCTAGTTTGTTTAGAAAAATAAAGGGGGTCAATTACACAAGGGAAAGAATCAATACAACTGATGGCGATTTCTTAGATCTTGATTGGATAAAGTCGGGCTACGAACGACTCGTTATTATCTCACATGGACTAGAGGGCAACTCAGATAGGCACTACATAAAAAGCTGCGCCAGACACTTCAACCAATACGGTTATGACGTACTGGCATGGAATTATCGCTCGTGCAGTGGCGAAATGAACCGAAACCTAAGACTCTATCATCACGGCGACACAGAAGATCTAGAACAAGTCATCACACATGCGATAGATACGAGAAAATACAAAAAAATAGTACTTGTAGGATTCTCTATGGGGGGTAGCACCACCCTGAAATACTTGGGTGAAAATGGACCCAACGTCCCAAAGCACATCGTAGCAGCAGCTACCTTCTCTGTACCTTGCAATCTATGGGACAGTGCTCACCAACTCACCTTCAGAGAAAACTGGTTTTTCAAACAACGGTTTTTAAAAAAAATGATCAAGAAGGTAAAACTCAAACACGAGCAATACCCCGATGCTATCGACCTTACCGACATAGACAAAATTGTATCCTTTGGACAGTTCGACGAAAGATACACCGCTCCCCTGCATGGCTTCAGAAATAGCAGGCACTTTTATCGCACGGTCACCTCAGACCTGCACTACACCAGCATCCGCATACCTGCCTTGATCGTAAATGCCAAAAACGACCCCATGCTTGGAGAAAAATGCTATCCCTATACCACCTGCAAACATCATGACTTCTTATACTTAGAGACTCCTAGAGTAGGCGGCCATGTAGGCTTTTTCTCCCTTGGCGATAAAAAATCATGGATGGACGAACGGGCACTGGAGTTTGTAGAGAAGTATGCTAAACTCTAA